GCCGTGGTATGTCCTGTTCCTGGGTGAGTACGCTTTCCGTGACTTGCGTGTTGACCTGCAGACCCTTCATTCCAACGCGATGCCCCGTAGTGCTGAGGGCAACCCGCTGTGGAAGGCTGGCGATCTGGTTTGGGACGGCGTAATCATCAAGCGTGTTCCTGAGATCGACAGCATCTTCATCGACGGCTCAACCGGCCCGTTTGGCGGTGTGTGGGGCGCTAACGCTACGGGTGACAACCTTGTTACCTCTGGCGGCTCAACCTCACGCGTCAGCATGGGCTTTCTGTGTGGTGCGCAGGCTCTCGGCTTTGGTATTGGTCGGCCCGCATCCTTCAAGCGCAGGAAAGAGGATGACTACGAGCACCTGAATGGTGTTGGTGTTTCCATGAAGCACGACATCAAGAAGGTTTTCTACAACAACAAGCAGCATGGAATGGTTACATCTTTCCATAGCTCAACCGCTGCTTAAGGAGGTTTACTATGGCTGCTGAAACT
This region of Candidatus Obscuribacterales bacterium genomic DNA includes:
- a CDS encoding DUF4043 family protein — its product is NVDTSGDKMDKEMVALLKSVAEVADPLIRPIYVKGDEPWYVLFLGEYAFRDLRVDLQTLHSNAMPRSAEGNPLWKAGDLVWDGVIIKRVPEIDSIFIDGSTGPFGGVWGANATGDNLVTSGGSTSRVSMGFLCGAQALGFGIGRPASFKRRKEDDYEHLNGVGVSMKHDIKKVFYNNKQHGMVTSFHSSTAA